From Arctopsyche grandis isolate Sample6627 chromosome 12, ASM5162203v2, whole genome shotgun sequence, one genomic window encodes:
- the LOC143920267 gene encoding uncharacterized protein LOC143920267 gives MWLLLWAVFIPIISYSEQQGVILPLPTNVDRTNYNSYASQILAVQGMRYTTDCKRTCIAGRRRACFIHLEAEHYQAMGVACGNCSNGVLADCFAPQCVSADGVEKGILTLNRQLPGPPIEVCQGDLIIITVMNLLHSDTFSIHWHGLLQRGTNYMDGVPHVTQCPITPMASFRYTFWADDVGTYFYHSHSGMQKYIGIFGAFIIRAPAPVENFPLNLFDVDNRIIIFNDWSHDAAEMFQVGLPTRFPGSSPEALLINGKGKYYNNVTNTLTNSPYATVYVQAGRTYRFRIINAISMSCPVEMQIQNHRMQIIATDGSPVVPRWIDTLVMASGERYDVVVRANRSATLYWIHARLAGICENRMISQSAVLSYINNSEMNGDSPSTPMGPYPRGVVFNDPTVPCGSSANNLCLTDLVNPNGPGLATAVVDQRFYLTFSNRFIDADAYFASDSTTPFWNIRNREMYLGTMNGISLAMTASPLLTMASLDNLDICNYDNLPARCANSTICSCLHVIVARQNSVVEFVLIDESPEPEPVVHPIHFHGLKFMVTSEGQVFNNGSLTIAQMRRLNREGALRGNNTRPPLKDTVLVRTQGYVVMRFLANNPGIWLVHCHIDDHMVFGMGFVLIIEGPVPPIPQNFPTCGNFP, from the exons ATGTGGTTATTACTCTGGGCCGTTTTTATCCCTATAATATCATATTCGGAACAGCAAGGCGTTATATtgc CACTTCCGACTAATGTCGACCGTACAAATTATAACTCGTATGCAAGCCAAATTTTGGCCGTGCAAGGAATGCGATATACTACTGATTGTAAAAGGACTTGCATTGCAGGAAGAAGGAGAGCTTGCTTCATACATTTAGAAGCTGAACACTATCAAGCTATGGgagt AGCATGCGGAAATTGTTCTAATGGTGTATTGGCAGATTGCTTCGCACCACAATGCGTTTCAGCAGATGGAGTCGAAAAGGGAATCCTTACATTAAACAGACAACTTCCAGGACCGCCAATAGAA GTGTGTCAAGGTGATCTCATAATCATCACGGTAATGAATTTGCTTCACTCAGATACGTTCTCAATTCATTGGCATGGTTTATTGCAAAGGGGAACAAATTACATGGACGGTGTACCGCACGTTACTCAATGTCCCATTACACCGATGGCCAGTTTCAGATACACTTTCTGGGCCGATGATGTCGGAACTTACTTCTATCACTCTCACTCTg gtatgcaaaaatatattggAATATTTGGTGCGTTTATCATAAGAGCTCCAGCTCCAGTTGAAAATTTCCCGCTAAATTTGTTCGACGTGGACAACAGAATTATCATTTTCAATGATTGGTCGCACGACGCTGCAGAAATGTTCCAAGTGGGACTCCCGACTAGATTCCCGGGAAGTTCTCCGGAAGCTTTACTCATTAACGGAAAAGGAAAGTATTACAAT AATGTAACTAATACTTTGACTAATTCTCCGTACGCAACCGTTTACGTACAAGCTGGTAGAACATATCGTTTCAGAATAATCAATGCAATAAGTATGTCATGTCCCGTGGAAATGCAA ATACAAAATCATCGAATGCAAATAATAGCAACAGACGGTTCCCCAGTTGTACCGAGATGGATTGACACTTTGGTTATGGCTTCCGGAGAGAGATACGATGTAGTTGTAAGGGCTAATCGCTCAGCAACTTTATATTGGATACATGCAAGATTAGCTGGAATTTGCGAAAATCGAATGATATCTCAA tcgGCAGTTTtgtcatatataaataattcggAGATGAATGGAGACAGCCCTAGTACTCCCATGGGACCATATCCAAGAGGTGTT GTGTTCAACGATCCGACTGTTCCATGCGGTTCTTCTGCAAATAATTTGTGTCTGACGGACCTTGTAAACCCAAACGGTCCAGGATTGGCAACCGCTGTGGTGGACCAGCggttttatttgacattttcaAACAGATTTATCGATGCGGACGCATACTTTGCCTCCGATTCGACAACCCCGTTCTGGA ATATCAGAAATAGAGAAATGTATCTAGGAACAATGAACGGTATCAGTTTAGCAATGACAGCATCTCCATTGCTCACAATGGCCTCGTTGGACAATCTCGACATTTGCAATTATGATAACTTACCGGCAAGATGTGCAAATTCAACCATATGCAGTTGTTTACATGTCATTGTTGCCAGACAGAACAGCGTCGTAGAATTCGTTCTTATAGATGAATCTCCAg aaCCTGAACCGGTCGTGCATCCGATTCACTTTCACGGTCTCAAATTTATGGTGACGTCAGAAGGACAAGTGTTTAATAATGGTTCGCTCACTATCGCACAAATGAGGAGATTGAATCGCGAAGGTGCTCTGAGAGGAAATAATACGAGACCTCCATTGAAAGACACTGTTTTGGTTCGAACTCAAGGATACGTAGTGATGAGATTTTTAGCTAATAATCCAG GAATTTGGTTGGTACATTGTCACATCGATGACCATATGGTGTTCGGAATGGGTTTTGTGCTCATCATTGAAGGCCCCGTTCCACCAATTCCGCAAAATTTCCCAACGTGTGGAAATTTTccgtaa